Proteins from a single region of Thermoanaerobacter uzonensis DSM 18761:
- a CDS encoding 4Fe-4S dicluster domain-containing protein — MKKVYVKEEVCVGCRLCEVYCITSHSKYKDVLKAYKLEPQRPTPRIVIEENRPVSFSLQCRHCDDAPCVKSCITGAMRKDPLTGVVTCDTDKCVGCWTCVLVCEFGAIIRDVNNKVASKCDLCAEAGEPACVKNCPNEALVYSEGGIFV; from the coding sequence GTGAAAAAGGTTTATGTAAAAGAAGAAGTGTGCGTGGGATGTAGATTATGTGAAGTATACTGTATTACATCTCATTCAAAATATAAAGATGTTTTAAAAGCATATAAGTTGGAACCCCAAAGGCCGACGCCACGAATTGTTATAGAGGAAAATAGACCTGTATCTTTTTCGCTTCAGTGTAGGCATTGCGATGATGCGCCATGCGTTAAATCATGCATTACAGGAGCGATGCGAAAAGATCCATTAACAGGTGTTGTAACTTGTGACACAGATAAATGTGTTGGATGCTGGACTTGCGTGCTTGTATGTGAGTTTGGTGCAATCATAAGAGATGTAAATAATAAGGTTGCATCAAAATGTGACTTATGTGCTGAAGCAGGAGAACCGGCTTGTGTCAAGAATTGTCCTAATGAGGCACTTGTCTATAGTGAAGGAGGCATTTTTGTATGA
- a CDS encoding type 1 glutamine amidotransferase, which produces MQVLIIQHVSQEGPGLIAEIFSKKGWKLDIRVMNQPGAILPKTVADYNAVIILGGPMGAYEEEKYPYLYQEQELIRDAIARRIPVLGICLGGQLIARALGATVKPNSIKEIGWYKIHLTEAGKRALLFDDLPEEFWTFQWHGDTFELPEGAVLLAEGETCTNQAFAYKDCAWALQFHPEVTPIIVGYWTEIYKEELIDFAGPEAADQLKEETKRLWEKNREVFSRFWANFSRILDV; this is translated from the coding sequence ATGCAAGTTTTAATTATCCAACATGTAAGTCAAGAAGGACCAGGCCTTATAGCTGAAATTTTTTCAAAGAAAGGATGGAAGTTAGATATTCGCGTAATGAATCAACCTGGAGCTATTTTACCTAAAACGGTGGCTGACTATAATGCTGTGATAATTTTGGGAGGGCCAATGGGAGCATATGAAGAAGAAAAGTACCCATATCTTTATCAAGAACAAGAACTTATACGCGATGCGATAGCAAGACGAATACCAGTGTTAGGAATATGTTTGGGAGGACAGCTTATTGCCAGGGCGTTGGGAGCAACAGTCAAACCTAACTCGATAAAAGAAATTGGGTGGTATAAAATACATTTGACAGAAGCAGGGAAAAGGGCTCTTCTTTTCGATGATTTACCAGAAGAATTTTGGACTTTTCAATGGCATGGAGATACTTTTGAACTGCCTGAAGGGGCTGTTCTCCTTGCAGAAGGTGAAACTTGTACTAACCAGGCTTTTGCTTATAAAGATTGTGCTTGGGCTTTACAATTTCATCCAGAAGTTACACCTATCATTGTCGGTTATTGGACTGAGATTTATAAAGAAGAACTTATAGATTTTGCTGGACCAGAAGCAGCGGATCAACTTAAAGAGGAGACAAAAAGGCTGTGGGAAAAAAATCGGGAAGTTTTTTCACGTTTTTGGGCGAATTTTTCCAGAATTTTAGATGTTTAG
- a CDS encoding P-II family nitrogen regulator gives MKKIEAIIRTEKLEIIKDQLSKFGIRGMTVYPVMGCGNQKGWTEVYRGNEYFINLLPKVKIEIAVTDNQAEKLVKLISEVARTGEIGDGKIFVVNLEDVIRVRTGERGEKAL, from the coding sequence TTGAAAAAAATAGAAGCCATTATACGAACGGAAAAATTGGAGATTATTAAAGATCAGTTAAGTAAATTTGGTATTCGCGGTATGACTGTATATCCCGTAATGGGTTGTGGAAATCAAAAAGGTTGGACCGAAGTTTACCGGGGAAATGAATATTTTATCAATTTATTGCCAAAAGTTAAGATTGAAATTGCAGTAACTGATAATCAGGCGGAAAAGTTAGTAAAACTCATATCAGAAGTCGCACGGACTGGGGAAATTGGAGATGGTAAAATTTTTGTGGTGAATTTGGAAGATGTGATACGAGTTCGTACTGGCGAACGGGGTGAAAAAGCACTTTAA
- a CDS encoding glutamate synthase-related protein, whose product MSLSYLTPEFKVLRDYDKCINCKVCMRQCSFEVHSYDEDLDKMVSNDINCVNCQRCVLLCPTQALTIIKHPQTFKEHANWTYDAIRDIYRQAETGGVLLSSMGNDRPYPVYWDKMVINASQVTNPSIDPLREPMELRVYLGRKPDRIEIEENLNVKTKMPPQLKLETPIMFSAMSYGSISYNAHAALARAAEELGILYNTGEGGLHKDFRKYGKNTIVQVASGRFGVDREYLNTAAAIEIKIGQGAKPGIGGHLPGEKVSEDISATRMIPPGSDAISPAPHHDIYSIEDLAQLIYSLKEATDYQKPVGVKIAAVNNVAAIASGIARAGADYIAIDGFRGGTGAAPKRIRDNVGIPIEFAIAAVDARLRSEGIRHTVSLVAAGSIRNSADIVKAIALGADAVYIATAALIALGCHMCQKCHTGKCNWGIATQDPNLVKRLNPEIGYKRLVNLVQAWSHEIKEMLGGMGINDIESLKGNRLMLRGIGMTQKELDILGILAAGE is encoded by the coding sequence ATGAGTTTAAGCTATCTTACTCCAGAATTTAAAGTACTCAGAGATTACGATAAATGCATTAATTGTAAGGTTTGCATGAGGCAGTGTTCATTTGAAGTTCACAGTTATGATGAAGATCTAGATAAGATGGTTTCAAATGATATAAATTGTGTAAATTGTCAAAGGTGTGTTCTCTTGTGTCCAACACAAGCTCTTACAATTATTAAACATCCTCAAACATTTAAAGAACATGCTAATTGGACTTATGATGCTATAAGAGATATATACAGACAGGCAGAAACAGGTGGAGTTCTTCTGTCATCTATGGGAAATGATAGGCCTTATCCTGTATATTGGGATAAAATGGTTATAAATGCAAGTCAGGTTACAAACCCGTCTATAGACCCGTTGAGAGAACCTATGGAATTAAGGGTGTATTTAGGTAGAAAGCCTGATAGGATAGAAATAGAAGAAAACCTCAATGTTAAAACAAAAATGCCTCCTCAACTCAAACTTGAGACACCAATAATGTTTTCAGCAATGTCTTATGGATCAATAAGTTACAATGCTCATGCAGCTTTGGCAAGAGCTGCTGAAGAGCTTGGGATACTTTATAATACTGGTGAAGGAGGGCTTCATAAGGACTTCCGCAAATATGGGAAAAATACAATTGTACAGGTCGCATCAGGTCGTTTTGGTGTTGATAGAGAATACCTTAATACTGCGGCGGCTATTGAAATAAAAATTGGTCAAGGTGCAAAGCCTGGGATAGGTGGTCATTTACCCGGTGAAAAGGTGAGTGAAGATATCTCAGCAACAAGGATGATACCACCTGGAAGTGATGCTATATCTCCTGCACCGCATCACGATATTTATTCAATTGAAGACCTTGCGCAATTAATATATTCATTGAAGGAAGCTACCGATTATCAAAAACCTGTTGGTGTAAAAATTGCAGCAGTCAATAATGTTGCGGCAATAGCTTCGGGAATAGCGAGAGCTGGAGCAGATTATATAGCAATAGACGGATTTAGAGGTGGTACAGGGGCTGCTCCAAAGAGAATAAGGGATAATGTAGGAATTCCAATTGAATTTGCAATAGCTGCTGTAGATGCAAGACTCCGCTCTGAAGGTATAAGACATACAGTATCTTTAGTTGCAGCAGGTAGTATTAGAAACAGTGCGGATATAGTCAAAGCAATAGCTCTTGGTGCAGATGCTGTATACATTGCAACAGCTGCTTTGATTGCTTTGGGATGTCATATGTGCCAAAAATGCCATACTGGTAAGTGTAATTGGGGAATTGCTACACAAGATCCTAACCTTGTAAAAAGATTAAACCCTGAAATTGGATATAAACGTCTTGTTAACCTTGTTCAAGCATGGAGTCATGAGATAAAAGAAATGCTTGGTGGAATGGGTATAAATGATATTGAAAGTCTTAAAGGCAATAGGTTAATGCTTCGTGGGATAGGAATGACGCAGAAGGAACTTGATATACTTGGCATTCTTGCTGCCGGCGAATAG
- a CDS encoding glutamine synthetase III family protein produces the protein MAQNTLSDIFGSNVFNDSVMRERLPKATYKALRRTIDEGIPLEPAVAEVVANAMKDWAIEKGATHFTHWFQPLTGMTAEKRDSFISPTQDGRVIAEFSGKELIKGEPDASSFPSGGLRATFEARGYTAWDCTSPAFIKDDTLYIPTAFFSYTGEALDLKIPLLRSMEALSKQALRVLRLFGNTTAKKVITTVGPEQEYFLIDKKMYDKRKDLILTGRTLFGARSPKGQEMEDHYFASIKERISAFMKDLDAELWKLGVPAKTKHNEVAPAQHELATVYNTANIASDHNQLTMELMRKIALRHGLVCLLHEKPFAGVNGSGKHINWSMSTDDGQNLLDPGHTPHDNAQFLVFLCAVIKAIDEYADLVRVAAATPGNDHRLGANEAPPAIVSVFLGEQLTDILEQIENGGATTSKQGGVLKVGVSTLPALPKDSTDRNRTSPFAFTGNKFEFRMVGSSASIATANFILNTIVAEALSQIADRLEKANNFDEELQLLLKEIVKKHKRIIFNGNNYSEEWVKEAEKRGLPNIRSSVEAIPALIKEKNVKLMEKHGVLNKAELESRYEISLENYVKTINIEALTMLDIAKRQILPAAVDFATKIAESINSVKATGLNVDISAQTGLLEEVSSLISEFKKNISELENAVNEASNMNSDSYSKACYYRDVVFTKMGILREIGDKLESIVDAELWPLPTYADMLFNI, from the coding sequence ATGGCACAAAACACTTTAAGCGACATTTTTGGTTCAAATGTTTTTAACGATTCAGTCATGAGAGAACGCCTTCCAAAGGCAACTTACAAAGCTTTAAGAAGAACAATCGATGAGGGAATTCCATTAGAACCAGCAGTTGCTGAAGTTGTAGCAAATGCAATGAAAGATTGGGCAATTGAAAAAGGAGCAACTCATTTTACACATTGGTTCCAACCATTGACTGGAATGACGGCCGAAAAACGCGACTCCTTCATTTCTCCTACTCAAGATGGCAGAGTAATAGCTGAATTTTCCGGAAAAGAATTAATTAAAGGTGAGCCTGATGCGTCTTCTTTTCCATCAGGTGGTTTAAGGGCTACCTTTGAGGCAAGAGGGTATACAGCATGGGATTGTACCTCACCTGCTTTTATAAAGGATGATACACTATATATCCCCACGGCTTTCTTTTCATATACAGGGGAGGCGCTAGATTTAAAAATACCTTTACTGCGTTCTATGGAAGCTTTGTCAAAGCAAGCTCTTCGAGTGCTAAGATTATTTGGTAATACTACAGCCAAAAAGGTTATTACAACCGTAGGACCTGAACAGGAATATTTCTTAATTGATAAAAAGATGTACGATAAACGTAAAGATCTTATACTTACAGGAAGGACTCTATTTGGTGCTAGATCGCCAAAAGGTCAAGAAATGGAAGATCATTATTTTGCTTCTATCAAAGAAAGAATATCAGCATTTATGAAAGATCTAGATGCAGAACTATGGAAATTAGGAGTTCCGGCCAAAACTAAACATAATGAAGTTGCTCCTGCTCAACATGAACTTGCTACAGTATACAATACAGCTAATATTGCATCGGATCATAATCAATTAACAATGGAGTTAATGAGAAAAATTGCTTTAAGGCATGGACTTGTATGCCTTTTGCACGAAAAACCTTTTGCAGGAGTCAATGGTTCCGGTAAACACATTAACTGGTCTATGAGCACCGATGATGGTCAAAATCTCTTAGATCCGGGACATACACCCCACGACAATGCACAATTTTTAGTATTCCTGTGTGCTGTAATTAAAGCTATTGATGAATATGCTGACTTGGTCAGAGTAGCCGCTGCAACACCAGGAAATGATCATCGTCTTGGCGCTAATGAAGCACCGCCCGCAATTGTATCAGTCTTCCTTGGTGAACAGCTTACGGATATTCTTGAACAAATCGAAAATGGTGGTGCAACAACTTCTAAACAAGGAGGAGTACTAAAAGTAGGTGTATCAACTCTTCCTGCACTACCAAAGGATTCTACAGATAGAAACAGAACATCTCCTTTCGCATTTACAGGAAATAAATTTGAATTTAGAATGGTTGGTTCTTCTGCATCAATTGCAACTGCTAATTTCATTTTAAACACCATTGTTGCTGAAGCTCTGTCGCAGATTGCAGATAGGCTAGAAAAAGCTAACAATTTTGATGAAGAATTGCAATTGTTGCTTAAAGAAATTGTAAAGAAGCACAAAAGAATTATATTTAACGGGAATAATTATTCAGAGGAATGGGTAAAAGAGGCAGAAAAAAGAGGACTTCCTAATATTCGATCAAGTGTGGAAGCCATTCCTGCTTTGATCAAAGAAAAGAATGTCAAGCTCATGGAAAAACATGGTGTTTTAAATAAAGCTGAACTTGAATCTCGTTATGAAATTTCTCTCGAAAATTATGTAAAAACAATTAATATTGAAGCGTTGACAATGTTGGACATAGCAAAGCGGCAAATACTGCCGGCAGCTGTGGATTTTGCTACAAAAATTGCAGAATCGATAAATTCTGTAAAAGCAACAGGTCTAAATGTTGATATAAGTGCACAAACTGGATTATTAGAAGAAGTTTCTTCACTAATAAGTGAATTTAAGAAAAACATTTCTGAACTTGAAAATGCAGTTAATGAAGCTTCAAATATGAATAGTGATTCTTATAGCAAGGCTTGTTATTACAGAGATGTAGTATTTACAAAAATGGGCATTTTGAGAGAAATCGGTGATAAACTGGAAAGCATTGTAGATGCAGAATTATGGCCACTACCGACCTATGCTGACATGCTATTTAATATTTAA
- a CDS encoding NAD(P)/FAD-dependent oxidoreductase → MRIVIIGNSVAMVGAVEAIRKYDTSSEIIVISDETYNVYSRPLISYYLGNLVSEDKMIYREKDFYRKNKVETVFGIKAISIDERKKEVHLENGDSISFDKLLIATGGKPIIPPVEGLNKKNVHTFIKMDDAKKLKEAAKPGSKAVIVGGGLIGFKAAEGLHHLGVDVTIVELADRILSTILDAEGASLVSQSLQNDGIKIITGTTVDKIIGDEYVKGVLLKNGQELEADNLIIAIGVVPNVDVVKNTSISINRGILVDNTMKTSVEDVYAAGDVAEGYDMLVESNRVVPIWPNGYMQGEIAGLNMIGINKSFKGIFPMNSIGYKNTNMITAGITNPQQQEFEIISKIDHNRKYYKKFVVKENRLVGFILINDIDRAGLFTGFIKNETDITPFKKYLLNDDFGFIYLPKELRKAKMLDLEVV, encoded by the coding sequence ATGAGAATAGTAATAATTGGTAATTCTGTTGCAATGGTAGGTGCAGTAGAGGCAATAAGAAAATATGATACGAGTTCTGAAATAATTGTTATTTCAGATGAAACATATAACGTGTATTCAAGGCCCCTTATATCTTATTATCTTGGGAATTTAGTTTCTGAAGACAAAATGATATATAGAGAGAAAGATTTTTACCGCAAAAATAAAGTAGAAACTGTATTTGGTATTAAGGCTATTTCTATTGATGAAAGAAAAAAAGAAGTGCATCTTGAAAACGGAGACAGCATAAGTTTTGACAAACTTCTCATTGCAACGGGCGGGAAACCTATAATACCTCCAGTAGAAGGATTGAATAAAAAAAATGTTCATACTTTTATTAAAATGGACGATGCTAAAAAATTAAAGGAAGCTGCCAAGCCGGGTTCAAAAGCTGTAATTGTAGGGGGTGGTCTCATCGGATTCAAAGCAGCAGAAGGTCTTCACCATTTAGGGGTAGATGTAACAATAGTTGAACTTGCCGATAGAATTTTAAGTACAATTCTTGATGCAGAAGGAGCATCTTTGGTATCTCAAAGTCTTCAGAATGACGGCATAAAAATAATTACGGGAACAACGGTGGATAAAATCATAGGAGATGAATATGTTAAAGGGGTTTTGCTCAAAAATGGGCAGGAATTAGAAGCCGATAATCTTATTATCGCGATAGGTGTTGTGCCAAACGTTGATGTTGTAAAAAACACATCAATTTCTATAAACCGTGGTATTTTAGTAGATAACACTATGAAAACAAGCGTTGAAGATGTATATGCAGCAGGAGATGTAGCCGAAGGTTATGATATGCTTGTTGAGTCAAATAGGGTTGTGCCAATATGGCCAAATGGATACATGCAAGGGGAAATTGCAGGGCTTAACATGATTGGTATAAATAAAAGTTTTAAAGGAATTTTCCCTATGAACTCAATAGGTTATAAAAATACAAATATGATAACAGCTGGTATAACAAATCCACAGCAGCAGGAATTTGAGATTATCTCTAAAATTGATCATAACAGAAAGTATTATAAAAAATTTGTGGTAAAAGAAAATAGGTTAGTAGGATTTATATTAATTAATGATATTGATAGGGCTGGATTATTTACTGGGTTTATAAAAAACGAAACGGATATAACTCCATTTAAGAAGTATCTTTTAAATGATGATTTTGGATTCATATATTTGCCAAAAGAATTAAGAAAGGCAAAAATGCTTGACCTGGAGGTGGTATGA
- a CDS encoding metallophosphoesterase encodes MVLAVISDTHGIFTLVRKKFRELNGIDYLIHLGDNASDAIQLSQEFGIPLEYVKGNCDFPTKDELEKVIEIEGKKILLTHGHRYYVKYEYQTILDRGRELGVNAVFFGHTHIPMISKHEDILLLNPGSPSLPREGAKKTIALVTIDKSGIFPRLVNLEEVSVLKEA; translated from the coding sequence ATGGTTTTAGCAGTTATTAGTGATACACATGGTATATTTACATTGGTTAGGAAAAAATTTCGGGAGCTTAATGGAATAGATTATCTTATTCATTTAGGAGATAACGCCTCAGATGCTATTCAATTATCTCAAGAATTTGGGATTCCATTAGAGTATGTTAAAGGAAATTGTGATTTCCCTACAAAAGATGAATTGGAGAAAGTAATTGAAATAGAAGGCAAAAAAATTTTGTTAACTCATGGACACAGATATTATGTTAAATACGAGTATCAAACGATTTTAGATAGAGGAAGAGAATTGGGAGTAAATGCTGTATTTTTTGGGCATACTCATATTCCCATGATTTCAAAACATGAAGATATTTTACTTTTAAATCCAGGCAGTCCTTCTTTGCCAAGAGAAGGTGCAAAAAAAACGATAGCATTAGTGACAATTGATAAGAGCGGTATATTCCCAAGATTAGTGAATTTAGAAGAAGTTTCAGTGTTAAAAGAAGCATAG
- a CDS encoding ammonium transporter has protein sequence MWKKICLLFSLMFMFLIIPNLVFASTGKINTGDTAFVLFSAALVMIMTPGLAFFYGGMVSSKNVISTMMQSFIIIAIISIQWVLFGFSLSFGGDVGHIIGNLQWLGLKNVGFEPYDAYSATIPLMAFMIYQLMFAIITPALITGAFAERMRFGVFLLFTLLWTTLVYDPIAHWVWGNGGWLRNLGALDFAGGTVVHISSGISGLIAAILIGKRKNVNILPHNMPMVIMGTAILWFGWFGFNGGSALAVNGIAVNAFVVTNTAAAAAALGWVIVEWRINGKPTLFGAASGAVAGLVAITPAAGYVTAVSAIIIGIIAGILCYFSVNYLKHKFKYDDSLDAFGIHGIGGTWGAIATGIFATKVVNPEGANGLIYGNVHQFIVQIIGVIAVYVFAAIMTYSILKFINLFMDLRVSDEEEEVGLDISQHGEGAYNNTELKYNYFSYYDNN, from the coding sequence ATGTGGAAGAAGATTTGCTTGTTATTCTCTCTCATGTTTATGTTTTTAATTATACCAAATTTAGTTTTTGCTTCTACAGGTAAAATCAATACGGGTGATACTGCTTTTGTGTTATTTTCTGCTGCGCTTGTTATGATTATGACTCCAGGACTTGCTTTCTTTTATGGTGGTATGGTCAGTAGTAAAAATGTAATAAGTACCATGATGCAAAGTTTTATAATTATCGCAATAATATCAATCCAATGGGTATTATTTGGTTTTTCATTATCATTTGGAGGCGATGTGGGACATATAATAGGAAATTTACAATGGTTAGGATTGAAAAATGTAGGATTTGAACCTTATGACGCGTATTCTGCAACAATTCCTTTGATGGCTTTTATGATTTACCAGTTAATGTTTGCAATAATTACACCTGCCCTTATAACTGGTGCTTTTGCTGAAAGAATGAGATTTGGTGTGTTCTTATTATTTACTCTATTATGGACCACACTTGTATATGATCCTATTGCACACTGGGTATGGGGCAACGGGGGATGGCTTAGAAATCTTGGTGCACTTGATTTTGCAGGAGGTACGGTTGTTCATATCAGTTCTGGTATTTCAGGTCTTATAGCAGCAATTTTAATTGGAAAGCGTAAAAATGTTAATATACTTCCCCATAATATGCCTATGGTTATTATGGGTACAGCAATTTTATGGTTTGGATGGTTTGGTTTTAATGGAGGGAGTGCGTTAGCAGTAAATGGAATAGCTGTTAATGCCTTTGTAGTTACAAACACAGCAGCAGCAGCCGCTGCACTTGGATGGGTTATAGTTGAATGGAGAATAAATGGCAAACCGACACTTTTTGGTGCAGCAAGTGGAGCTGTAGCAGGACTTGTTGCAATAACACCTGCTGCAGGTTATGTAACTGCGGTATCAGCAATTATAATTGGTATTATTGCAGGGATATTGTGTTATTTCTCAGTAAATTACTTGAAACATAAATTTAAATATGATGATTCACTTGATGCTTTTGGCATACATGGTATTGGTGGTACATGGGGTGCTATAGCAACAGGTATATTTGCTACAAAAGTAGTAAATCCCGAAGGCGCGAATGGATTAATATATGGGAATGTACACCAATTTATAGTACAAATTATAGGTGTGATTGCGGTATATGTCTTTGCAGCTATAATGACATATTCCATACTTAAATTCATAAATCTATTTATGGACTTAAGAGTAAGTGATGAAGAAGAGGAAGTAGGTCTAGATATATCTCAACACGGTGAAGGAGCATATAATAATACAGAACTTAAGTATAATTATTTTAGTTATTATGATAATAATTAG
- a CDS encoding GltB/FmdC/FwdC-like GXGXG domain-containing protein, with amino-acid sequence MKTINASGIYYRDLNEIIKELVRAGEDIINLKNVNGQRYIGDNLSGTTKINIEGTPGNDMAAFMDGLTIEVFGNGQDAIGNTMNDGNIIIHGHAGDVVGYGMRGGSIYIKDNVGYRVGIHMKEYKDKVPVIVIGGSAGDFFGEYMAGGCMIVLNLKNDENIVGEYCGTGMHGGVIYLRGDVEDYKLGKEVIKEKIDDKDYAFIQKYVENFCQYFDYDFQKIMNHSFVKLHPIGKRPYGNMYA; translated from the coding sequence ATGAAAACCATAAATGCGTCAGGAATCTATTATAGAGACCTTAATGAAATAATTAAAGAGTTAGTTCGTGCTGGTGAAGATATAATTAATTTGAAAAATGTTAATGGTCAACGATATATAGGAGATAATCTATCTGGGACTACCAAAATAAATATCGAAGGTACACCTGGGAATGACATGGCAGCTTTTATGGATGGACTTACAATAGAAGTTTTTGGTAATGGACAGGATGCAATAGGAAATACAATGAACGATGGGAATATTATTATACATGGACATGCAGGTGATGTCGTTGGTTACGGGATGAGGGGTGGATCTATCTATATAAAAGATAATGTTGGTTATAGAGTTGGCATACACATGAAAGAATACAAAGATAAAGTTCCTGTAATAGTTATTGGAGGAAGTGCGGGAGACTTCTTTGGTGAATATATGGCAGGTGGATGCATGATTGTACTGAACTTAAAAAATGATGAAAATATAGTTGGAGAATATTGTGGTACAGGGATGCACGGAGGAGTTATATATTTGAGAGGAGATGTAGAAGACTATAAACTTGGGAAAGAGGTTATTAAGGAAAAGATAGATGACAAAGATTACGCGTTTATCCAAAAGTATGTTGAAAATTTTTGTCAATATTTTGATTATGATTTTCAAAAGATTATGAATCATTCTTTTGTCAAGTTGCATCCGATAGGCAAAAGGCCCTATGGAAATATGTATGCATAA
- a CDS encoding class II glutamine amidotransferase, whose amino-acid sequence MLKEGYVRIPSGCAISGIIDRTGRLFSGQSITDSIATMHDRSNGLGGGFAAYGIYPDFKDYFAFHMFYDDLIAKQETENILKADYVVALEEKIPTRKTAHIKNAPLIYRYFAIPKPEKLKLSELDENEFTIKFVFNINSNIRGAYVFSSGKNMGVFKAVGYPEDVANFYKLESYKGYMWLAHGRFPTNTPGWWGGAHPFNLLNISVVHNGELSSYDTNRKYLEEFGYICTLQTDTEVAAYIFDLLLRKHGLPIELACKVVASPLWKQVERMSPKEKFLYTNLKVIYGRALLNGPFSMIIAYGDGFIAINDRIKLRPLTAAKKGDMIYVASEESAIRQICKNPESVWIPRGGEPVIAELIRDNEKEMYSTKEVTA is encoded by the coding sequence ATGTTGAAGGAAGGTTATGTAAGAATACCTTCGGGATGTGCTATAAGTGGTATAATTGATCGCACTGGTCGTCTATTTTCAGGGCAATCTATAACAGATTCCATCGCGACAATGCATGATAGATCAAATGGTCTTGGAGGTGGTTTTGCTGCATATGGCATTTATCCTGATTTTAAAGATTATTTTGCATTTCATATGTTTTATGATGATTTGATAGCTAAACAGGAAACAGAAAATATTTTAAAGGCAGATTATGTAGTGGCTTTAGAAGAAAAAATACCAACGCGAAAAACGGCACATATTAAAAATGCACCATTAATTTACAGATATTTTGCTATACCAAAGCCAGAGAAATTGAAATTGTCAGAACTGGATGAGAATGAATTTACAATTAAATTTGTATTTAATATAAACAGCAATATACGGGGCGCTTATGTTTTTTCTAGCGGGAAAAATATGGGAGTATTTAAAGCGGTAGGTTATCCAGAAGATGTTGCAAATTTTTATAAATTGGAATCTTATAAAGGATATATGTGGCTGGCCCATGGTAGATTTCCAACAAATACACCAGGATGGTGGGGTGGTGCACATCCTTTTAATTTATTAAATATCTCTGTTGTTCACAATGGCGAGCTTTCTTCCTACGATACTAATCGTAAATATTTAGAAGAGTTTGGATATATTTGTACATTGCAAACTGATACAGAAGTTGCGGCATATATATTCGATCTTTTATTAAGAAAACATGGTTTACCAATAGAGCTTGCATGTAAAGTAGTTGCATCGCCTTTGTGGAAGCAGGTTGAGAGAATGTCGCCAAAAGAAAAATTTTTATACACTAACCTAAAAGTAATTTATGGGAGAGCATTACTAAATGGTCCATTTTCAATGATAATAGCATATGGAGATGGCTTTATAGCAATAAACGATAGAATTAAACTAAGGCCACTTACTGCTGCAAAAAAAGGCGATATGATATATGTAGCCAGCGAAGAGTCAGCAATAAGGCAAATATGCAAAAATCCGGAAAGCGTATGGATTCCTAGAGGTGGAGAACCTGTTATAGCTGAGCTCATACGTGATAACGAAAAAGAAATGTATTCTACAAAGGAGGTTACTGCATGA